The following proteins are co-located in the Tiliqua scincoides isolate rTilSci1 chromosome 8, rTilSci1.hap2, whole genome shotgun sequence genome:
- the LOC136659071 gene encoding zinc finger protein 414-like: MEKTPSPVSGLPALSAAMLTYHDLKTSPSCIRGKAEKEDAPLPVTSSMSSLGGCSDPGFLGSQTHPVLSRGSGIRNQNLRLPKQRLIPGKRYQCSSDGCRLAFRSMKELLDHMRVHYRPTQSLEGKTFRCSALDCVESFPNMQDLMDHMKVHYKLNRYFKCENCTSRFRTYRSLFKHLHVCSDSTSPSPSLMAEKPVLPPTSGPEKEPPGKLLEELPQLQSVIQHIKKEALLPPGMTEAASALATGSLPATSLEAMPLPTPAAHPYPLLESSLFGPPTSLARFSGPPHPSVPGPYLPYMHPSTYALPQASVQSRLRPYLPGQGLPVSNAVWKKSQGHSSNSRIVWQHTRGRYNCLQCPYSTPSREEMTQHIEDHRKNPSPPGRLDGEMDFGVGLPSFHPKLTPDMESSLFTPL, translated from the exons GAGAAGACACCCTCACCAGTGTCTGGCCTTCCTGCCCTTTCTGCTGCTATGCTCACGTACCATGATCTCAAGACTTCGCCTAGCTGCATTAGAGGCAAAGCTGAGAAGGAGGACGCCCCACTGCCAGTCACATCTTCCATGTCCTCCTTAGGAG GCTGTAGTGATCCAGGCTTTTTGGGTAGCCAAACCCACCCTGTGTTGAGTAGAGGCAGTGGAATTCGGAACCAGAACCTGCGGCTCCCCAAGCAGAGGCTTATTCCAG GAAAACGTTATCAGTGCTCAAGCGATGGGTGCCGATTGGCTTTCCGCAGTATGAAGGAGCTGCTGGACCACATGCGTGTCCATTACAGACCCACTCAGTCCCTTGAAG GCAAGACCTTCCGTTGTTCTGCTCTGGACTGCGTAGAATCTTTCCCCAACATGCAAGACCTCATGGATCATATGAAGGTGCACTACAAGTTAAATCGCTACTTCAA GTGTGAGAATTGCACATCCCGCTTCCGGACTTACCGCTCCCTCTTCAAGCacctgcatgtctgctcagacagCACCAGCCCTTCTCCGTCCCTGATGGCAGAGAAGCCTGTTTTACCTCCTACCTCTGGCCCAGAAAAAGAACCCCCTGGGAAGTTGCTGGAAGAGCTCCCCCAACTGCAGAGCGTCATCCAGCACATCAAGAAGGAAGCTCTTCTCCCTCCTGGCATGACTGAGGCTGCCTCTGCTCTGGCCACTGGCTCGCTTCCGGCCACCTCCTTGGAGGCCATGCCACTACCCACACCAGCAGCCCATCCGTACCCTCTGTTGGAATCCTCTCTCTTTGGGCCACCCACCTCCCTGGCTCGGTTCTCTGGGCCACCTCACCCTTCGGTTCCCGGGCCTTATTTGCCCTATATGCACCCTTCGACCTATGCTTTACCTCAGGCTTCCGTTCAGAGCCGTCTCAGGCCTTATTTGCCAGGCCAGGGCCTCCCTGTTTCCAATGCCGTATGGAAGAAAAGCCAAG GACACTCCTCCAACAGCCGCATTGTGTGGCAACACACTCGGGGTCGCTACAACTGCCTGCAGTGCCCCTACTCCACACCCTCACGGGAGGAGATGACCCAGCACATTGAGGACCATCGCAAGAATCCCTCTCCACCTGGCCGTCTGGATGGTGAAATGG ATTTCGGTGTTGGCCTTCCTTCATTCCACCCAAAGCTGACGCCAGACATGGAGAGCTCCCTCTTCACTCCGCTTTGA